The following proteins come from a genomic window of Schistocerca gregaria isolate iqSchGreg1 chromosome X, iqSchGreg1.2, whole genome shotgun sequence:
- the LOC126298088 gene encoding uncharacterized protein LOC126298088: protein MALRCSQPRHGRPACRRRSRRCQSGYLSPPPRRHLQPLLPPPPPPCSSVLPVPMAAEAAVTPPPPPPSPTEVVAPPADPSIPSGDARPGQVFHEQFRVGSGQHGSTVPLSAPSAAPPWVPPPVVGSPTAS from the coding sequence ATGGCTCTCCGCTGCTCGCAACCCCGCCACGGTCGCCCCGCCTGCCGCCGTCGAAGTCGCCGCTGCCAGTCCGGTTACCTCTCGCCGCCACCACGGCGCCACCTCCAGCCGCTgctaccaccgccgccgccgccgtgttcCTCCGTTTTGCCGGTACCGATGGCCGCTGAGGCTGCTGtcacgccgcctccgccgccgccgtctCCCACGGAGGTCGTTGCTCCGCCTGCTGATCCGAGCATACCCAGTGGAGATGCGCGGCCTGGACAGGTTTTCCATGAGCAATTCAGAGTCGGGAGTGGACAGCACGGCTCAACAGTCCCTCTGTCCGCCCCCTCAGCTGCGCCCCCATGGGTGCCTCCACCTGTCGTCGGAAGCCCTACTGCATCGTGA